The proteins below are encoded in one region of Ostrinia nubilalis chromosome 3, ilOstNubi1.1, whole genome shotgun sequence:
- the LOC135087924 gene encoding programmed cell death protein 10 yields the protein MTMGDELPVTSLVLPVLIRPVLTQLEKYDLGASQTLRAALTKAEAAVPGLNYDLVAGIMRRADIPVNMNESLLRLQGTLTEAECADLRLNRTEEAFQELNKKSTALKKILSRIPDEITDRKTFLETIKEIASAIKKLLDAVNEVSTYTPGPGKQVLEQRKREFVKYSKRFSNTLKEYFKEGQANAVFVSALYLIHQTNQILYTVKSKSE from the exons ATGACAATGGGGGATGAACTACCAGTCACTTCATTGGTTTTGCCAGTTCTCATACGTCCTGTTCTCACGCAG TTGGAAAAGTACGATTTGGGGGCATCCCAAACATTACGTGCTGCATTAACAAAAGCAGAAGCAGCTGTTCCTGGGTTAAACTATGATCTCGTGGCAGGTATCATGCGAAGGGCTGATATACCTGTCAACATGAACGAAAGCCTGCTTCGTCTTCAAGGAACTCTCACTGAAGCTGAAT gTGCAGATCTCAGGCTAAATAGAACTGAAGAGGCATTCCAAGAACTGAACAAGAAATCCAcagctttaaaaaaaatattgagccGCATTCCCGATGAAATAACTGATAGAAAGACATTCCTTGAAACAATTAA AGAGATTGCTTCTGCAATCAAAAAGCTGTTGGATGCAGTAAATGAAGTCTCAACTTACACACCAGGCCCTGGCAAGCAAGTCTTGGAACAGAGAAAACGGGAGTTTGTTAAATATTCTAAGAGATTCTCCAATACCCTGAAAGAATACTTCAAGGAAGGACA GGCCAATGCAGTGTTTGTAAGTGCTCTTTATTTGATTCACCAAACGAACCAAATTTTATACACAGTTAAAAGCAAATCTGAATAA